From Streptomyces sp. HUAS MG91, the proteins below share one genomic window:
- a CDS encoding ATP/GTP-binding protein: MSGRSERVAPLAVKIVVSGGLGVGKTTFIGAVSEIEPLDTEAAITQVSVGVDSLAGVEGKTTTTVALDFGRITLDPTIALYLFGTPGQDRFSFLWDDLVEGALGTVVLVDTRRIEDCFPALDYFEAHGAPFVLAVNRFEGSERFELGEIREALGVGDSVPVVECDARARASVRDVLGALMDQVIGVRVRGRRVAAASR, translated from the coding sequence ATGTCAGGGCGCTCTGAACGCGTCGCCCCGCTGGCCGTGAAGATCGTGGTCAGTGGTGGGCTCGGGGTCGGCAAGACGACCTTCATCGGGGCCGTCTCGGAGATCGAGCCGCTCGACACCGAGGCGGCGATCACCCAGGTCTCGGTGGGCGTCGACTCGTTGGCGGGCGTCGAGGGCAAGACGACCACCACGGTCGCCCTCGACTTCGGGCGCATCACGCTCGATCCGACGATCGCGCTGTATCTCTTCGGCACGCCCGGGCAGGACCGGTTCTCGTTCCTCTGGGACGACCTGGTGGAAGGGGCGCTCGGCACGGTCGTCCTCGTCGACACCCGGCGCATCGAGGACTGTTTCCCCGCGCTGGACTACTTCGAGGCGCACGGGGCGCCGTTCGTGCTCGCCGTGAACCGGTTCGAGGGCTCGGAGCGCTTTGAACTCGGGGAGATCCGGGAGGCATTGGGGGTGGGCGACTCGGTGCCGGTCGTGGAGTGTGATGCGCGGGCGCGGGCGTCTGTGCGGGATGTTCTGGGGGCGCTGATGGATCAGGTCATCGGGGTGCGGGTCCGGGGACGCCGGGTGGCCGCCGCCTCCCGGTGA
- a CDS encoding DUF742 domain-containing protein, whose amino-acid sequence MSESREPGDSSEAFVRPFIITGGRVRPAQADLRLETLVVAVDVDAPDGGAPLAFEHRRIVTLCQEPTTVAHVAEAIGVPLGVAKVLIADLVVGGRLSCSHTAELPLHTLERIRDHVRAL is encoded by the coding sequence ATGAGCGAGTCCCGCGAGCCCGGCGACTCGTCGGAAGCCTTCGTGCGTCCCTTCATCATCACCGGCGGACGGGTGCGGCCCGCCCAGGCCGATCTGCGGCTCGAGACCCTCGTGGTCGCGGTGGACGTGGACGCCCCGGACGGCGGCGCGCCGCTCGCCTTCGAGCACCGGCGCATCGTGACGCTCTGTCAGGAACCCACCACCGTCGCCCATGTGGCCGAGGCCATCGGGGTGCCGCTCGGCGTCGCCAAGGTGCTCATCGCCGACCTCGTCGTGGGCGGCCGGCTGTCGTGTTCGCACACCGCGGAGCTGCCGCTCCACACCCTCGAAAGGATCAGGGACCATGTCAGGGCGCTCTGA
- a CDS encoding roadblock/LC7 domain-containing protein yields MTTVDTRGDSQTFNWLLANFVRNTDGVRDAVAVSSDGLLIAVSEGLGRTEADHLAAIVSGLSSLARSASKRYSFDGVKLIMIEMGRGFLLVSAIRDGSCLGVLADSSGELGLVGYEMAVLAERAGDLLTPTLIADLRETLPR; encoded by the coding sequence GTGACCACCGTCGACACGCGGGGCGACTCGCAGACCTTCAACTGGCTGCTCGCCAACTTCGTCCGCAACACCGACGGGGTGCGCGACGCCGTCGCGGTCTCCTCGGACGGACTGCTCATCGCCGTCTCCGAAGGGCTCGGGCGGACCGAGGCCGACCATCTGGCCGCCATCGTCTCCGGACTCTCCAGCCTCGCCCGCAGCGCCTCCAAGCGGTACAGCTTCGACGGCGTGAAACTCATCATGATCGAGATGGGCCGCGGCTTCCTGCTGGTCTCCGCGATCAGGGACGGCAGCTGTCTCGGGGTGCTCGCGGACAGCAGCGGTGAACTCGGCCTCGTGGGCTACGAGATGGCGGTGCTCGCCGAGCGCGCCGGAGACCTGCTCACGCCGACGCTCATCGCCGATCTGCGGGAGACGCTGCCGCGATGA
- a CDS encoding nitrate- and nitrite sensing domain-containing protein gives MELLSTVQFKRAFPRPRTSTTIRTRLLRILGLALAVLLALLGVFAAEQISGYRGASATAGNARLEVTLQGLVHELQKERGLTTGYVGGVQQFAAKLPAQRKATDAARTALETALARREGAGAARDALGRLGGLAGIRSAADDGSGQVKATFDYFTNTIAQFAKAGRGLGDVDDARLRDAYQSLQVLGTAKEYLGQERAIVLGSVRAGGRFRGDDYSRFMEIRSGRLAALTSFPRTATAAQQRRLDTALATPDAERALAYESVAVHGAGRLAAADVPPMAWWDTMTSTINGLRDVQISIGSDVEARAAQLESSAQRDLLLFVLLALAVIGALAALARDCVRSVSAPLSGLAQEAREVAGVRLPRAVADVQSAAGGEAPAPPAPLGLDARAGAEVREVADAFDRVQRAAFDLATEQAVLRRNATESLVSLGRRNQNLVRRQIGFINKLEHEDADPDTLANLFELDHLATRMRRNAESLLVLAGESSPRTWATPLSVNDVLRASLSEVEEYRRVTLRRVEPAQVSGSVVAELAHLIAELVENALSFSPPDSDVEIEGRRTSAGYLIAIVDHGLGMDTQALAEANVRLSGTASFMAEPTRFLGHFVVGALARKCGIEVRLGEAPAAGVVARVLIPSTLLTEAEPTAAGPAAPQGETPRERAVKAAAARPVTAGRTGGGEAVLPAPRREQTVAAAAAPRSASSASRTRNGLVKRPQRSAIAKAVTEADAPARPAPEGPAVERSPEDVSGMLSGLRSAHMRGSISVERERAARETAPEGTEQNTGEGQGDK, from the coding sequence GTGGAACTCCTGTCGACCGTTCAGTTCAAGAGGGCTTTTCCCCGGCCCAGAACAAGCACGACCATCCGGACCCGGCTGCTGCGCATCCTCGGACTCGCGCTCGCCGTGCTCCTCGCCCTGCTCGGGGTCTTCGCCGCCGAGCAGATCTCCGGCTACCGCGGCGCGTCCGCCACCGCCGGCAACGCACGCCTGGAGGTCACCCTCCAGGGCCTCGTCCACGAGCTGCAGAAGGAGCGCGGCCTCACCACCGGGTACGTCGGCGGCGTCCAGCAGTTCGCCGCCAAGCTCCCCGCCCAGCGCAAGGCCACCGACGCCGCCCGCACCGCCCTGGAGACCGCGCTCGCGCGGCGCGAGGGAGCCGGCGCGGCACGCGACGCGCTCGGGCGGCTCGGCGGACTCGCCGGGATCCGCTCCGCCGCGGACGACGGCTCCGGGCAGGTGAAGGCCACCTTCGACTACTTCACCAACACCATCGCCCAGTTCGCCAAGGCCGGGCGCGGCCTCGGCGACGTCGACGACGCACGGCTGCGCGACGCCTACCAGTCGCTCCAGGTCCTCGGCACCGCCAAGGAGTACCTCGGGCAGGAGCGCGCCATCGTGCTGGGCTCCGTCCGGGCCGGCGGCCGCTTCCGCGGCGACGACTACAGCCGGTTCATGGAGATCAGGTCGGGCCGGCTGGCCGCGCTGACCTCCTTCCCGCGCACCGCGACCGCGGCGCAGCAGCGCCGGCTCGACACCGCGCTGGCCACCCCCGACGCCGAGCGCGCCCTCGCCTACGAGTCGGTCGCCGTGCACGGCGCGGGCCGCCTCGCCGCCGCCGACGTCCCGCCCATGGCCTGGTGGGACACGATGACCTCGACCATCAACGGCCTGCGGGACGTCCAGATCTCCATCGGCTCCGACGTCGAGGCGCGCGCCGCCCAGCTGGAGAGCTCCGCCCAGCGGGACCTGCTGCTCTTTGTGCTGCTCGCGCTCGCCGTGATCGGCGCCCTCGCCGCCCTCGCCCGCGACTGCGTACGATCCGTGTCCGCGCCGCTCAGCGGACTCGCCCAGGAGGCCCGCGAGGTCGCCGGGGTGCGGCTGCCGCGGGCCGTCGCCGACGTGCAGTCCGCCGCCGGGGGCGAGGCGCCCGCGCCGCCCGCGCCGCTCGGGCTCGACGCCCGCGCCGGCGCCGAGGTGCGCGAGGTGGCCGACGCCTTCGACCGGGTGCAGCGCGCCGCCTTCGACCTCGCCACCGAGCAGGCCGTGCTGCGCAGGAACGCCACCGAGTCGCTGGTCAGCCTCGGCCGCCGCAACCAGAACCTGGTGCGCCGCCAGATCGGCTTCATCAACAAGCTGGAGCACGAGGACGCCGACCCCGACACCCTCGCCAACCTCTTCGAACTCGACCACCTGGCCACCCGTATGCGCCGCAACGCCGAGTCCCTGCTCGTCCTCGCAGGGGAGTCCAGCCCCCGCACCTGGGCGACCCCGCTCTCCGTCAACGACGTCCTGCGCGCCTCGCTCTCCGAGGTCGAGGAGTACCGCCGCGTCACCCTGCGCCGGGTCGAGCCCGCCCAGGTGTCCGGCTCCGTCGTCGCCGAACTCGCCCACCTGATCGCCGAGCTGGTGGAGAACGCGCTGAGCTTCTCGCCGCCCGACTCCGACGTGGAGATCGAGGGGCGGCGCACCAGCGCCGGGTACCTCATCGCGATCGTCGACCACGGGCTCGGCATGGACACCCAGGCGCTCGCCGAGGCCAACGTACGGCTCTCCGGCACCGCCAGCTTCATGGCCGAACCCACCCGGTTCCTCGGCCACTTCGTGGTCGGCGCGCTCGCCCGCAAGTGCGGCATCGAGGTCCGCCTCGGCGAGGCGCCCGCCGCCGGTGTCGTGGCCCGTGTCCTCATCCCGTCCACGCTGCTCACCGAGGCGGAGCCGACGGCGGCCGGGCCCGCCGCGCCGCAGGGGGAGACCCCCAGGGAGAGGGCCGTGAAGGCGGCCGCGGCCCGGCCCGTCACGGCCGGACGCACCGGCGGCGGCGAGGCCGTGCTGCCCGCCCCGCGCCGGGAGCAGACCGTCGCCGCGGCCGCGGCACCCAGGTCCGCGTCGTCGGCGTCCCGCACCCGCAACGGGCTCGTCAAGCGCCCGCAGCGCAGCGCCATCGCGAAGGCCGTGACCGAGGCGGACGCGCCCGCCAGGCCCGCACCCGAGGGGCCCGCCGTCGAGCGCAGCCCCGAGGACGTCTCCGGAATGCTGTCCGGGCTGCGCAGCGCCCACATGCGCGGATCCATCAGCGTGGAGCGGGAACGGGCCGCCAGGGAAACCGCCCCCGAGGGCACCGAGCAGAACACCGGCGAAGGGCAGGGCGACAAGTGA
- a CDS encoding DUF5685 family protein produces the protein MFGIVRPCSHRLGEHLKTQWMAHLCGLCLALRGDHGQFARVVTNYDGLLISVLTEAQAERPGTAGAWRRQAGPCPLRGMRTASVAQGEGARLAAAVSLVLAAAKVRDHVDDRDGLFARRPVALAARRVAASWGRAGTRTGSDVGFDTAVLLDAVERQVGIEALAGPGTALLTVTEPTETATAAAFAHTARLAGRPRNAEPLAEAGRLFGRLAHLLDAVEDLAEDAASEAWNPLAATGTGLAEARRLADDAVHGIRLALREVDFVDGKLAHLLLAHEVGRSVDRVFGVTGTCGHTGTASAGRDGQDGWVPTGAPGSPYAPTGSGAYESNNPYGGGNPYGGGNPGGPGGPGGPGGFGGGPSFQPPKPGKRGLLAGCAVAIGLCCTCKVCCADEFEGPWSRKKREGCCSNCDCDCPDCSCCEACECCECCSCCDCG, from the coding sequence TTGTTCGGAATTGTCCGGCCCTGCAGTCATCGGCTCGGAGAGCACCTCAAGACCCAGTGGATGGCCCACCTGTGCGGCCTCTGTCTGGCACTGCGCGGCGACCACGGGCAGTTCGCCCGGGTCGTCACGAACTATGACGGTTTGCTGATCTCGGTTCTGACGGAGGCTCAGGCCGAGCGGCCCGGCACCGCCGGAGCCTGGCGGCGCCAGGCCGGGCCCTGCCCGCTGCGCGGGATGCGGACCGCGTCCGTCGCCCAGGGCGAGGGGGCCCGGCTCGCGGCCGCCGTCTCCCTGGTGCTCGCCGCCGCGAAGGTGCGCGACCACGTCGACGACCGGGACGGGCTCTTCGCCCGCAGACCGGTCGCCCTCGCCGCCCGCAGGGTCGCGGCGAGCTGGGGCCGGGCCGGAACCCGCACCGGGTCCGACGTCGGCTTCGACACCGCCGTGCTGCTCGACGCCGTCGAACGGCAGGTCGGCATCGAGGCGCTGGCCGGGCCCGGCACCGCCCTGCTCACGGTCACCGAGCCGACGGAGACCGCGACCGCCGCCGCGTTCGCGCACACCGCGCGACTCGCCGGGCGACCGCGGAACGCCGAGCCGCTGGCCGAAGCGGGCCGCCTCTTCGGGCGGCTCGCGCACCTCCTCGACGCCGTGGAGGACCTGGCCGAGGACGCCGCGTCCGAGGCGTGGAACCCGCTCGCCGCGACCGGCACCGGCCTCGCCGAGGCGCGCCGGCTCGCCGACGACGCCGTGCACGGGATCCGGCTCGCCCTGCGCGAGGTCGACTTCGTGGACGGCAAGCTGGCGCATCTGCTGCTCGCGCACGAGGTGGGGCGGTCCGTGGACCGGGTGTTCGGGGTGACGGGGACGTGCGGGCACACCGGGACCGCGTCGGCGGGACGGGACGGGCAGGACGGCTGGGTGCCGACCGGGGCCCCGGGCAGCCCCTACGCGCCGACGGGATCGGGCGCGTACGAGTCCAACAATCCGTACGGGGGCGGCAATCCGTACGGCGGTGGCAACCCGGGCGGTCCCGGAGGGCCGGGTGGGCCCGGTGGTTTCGGCGGCGGGCCGTCGTTCCAGCCGCCCAAGCCCGGCAAGCGCGGGCTCCTCGCCGGGTGCGCCGTGGCGATCGGGCTCTGCTGCACCTGCAAGGTCTGCTGCGCCGACGAGTTCGAGGGCCCCTGGTCGCGCAAGAAGCGGGAGGGCTGTTGCAGCAACTGCGACTGCGACTGTCCCGACTGCTCGTGCTGCGAGGCCTGTGAGTGCTGCGAATGCTGCTCGTGCTGTGACTGCGGTTAG
- a CDS encoding cell division protein SepF, which yields MGSVRKASAWLGLVDDNDDERYYDDDYDEGPEPPAGGAAWVTDPRVKVAEDKAEEEGRRIGTVTPDSFRDARRIGEMFRDGVPVIMNLTSMEPADAKRVVDFAAGLIFGLRGSIDRVATRVFLLTPADTQIVSGREAKVQQDGFFNQS from the coding sequence ATGGGATCGGTGCGCAAGGCGAGTGCCTGGCTTGGCCTCGTCGACGACAACGATGACGAGCGTTACTACGACGACGACTACGACGAGGGGCCCGAGCCCCCTGCGGGCGGCGCCGCCTGGGTCACCGACCCGCGCGTGAAGGTCGCCGAGGACAAGGCCGAGGAAGAGGGCCGGCGGATCGGCACCGTGACCCCGGACAGCTTCCGCGACGCACGCCGGATCGGGGAGATGTTCCGGGACGGGGTCCCGGTCATCATGAACCTCACGTCGATGGAGCCCGCCGACGCCAAGCGCGTCGTCGACTTCGCGGCCGGGCTCATCTTCGGTCTGCGCGGTTCGATCGACCGGGTCGCGACCCGGGTGTTCCTGCTGACCCCCGCGGACACGCAGATCGTGTCCGGCCGGGAGGCCAAGGTTCAGCAGGACGGTTTCTTCAACCAGAGCTGA
- a CDS encoding MFS transporter yields MSGTSTATGRLRGLLAATRARTNRWVVLVVLCTSLLLVALDSTILYVALPSVTEDLKPTSVELLWIGDAYPLVCASLLILFGTLGDRVGRRRILLLGYALFGAASALAVFSDTAQVLIAARALLGIGGAMIMPATLSILRDVFPDRHERAVAIGVWTAVAAIGAATGPVLGGFLVEHYWWGSVFLINIPLMAVMLPLCRILVPESKGRSDGPWDLAGALLAALGVLGVVYGIKQWGTERDLLAPEAVLPFLAGVALLILFVRRQRRREHPLIDMRLFARAAFSTSVGCIVIAMLALVGLELIAVQYLQLVLGLSPLETGLRMLPLTFAAMAAGVLGSANLRRFGPRGMVASGFALTACAVLLLCLMGQEDRPWLLSFGFILLGFGFQSTLFGAYESMLTEAPADDAGGAAAIGETSYQLGAGMGIALLGSVMNAAYAPGLDHVSGVSGKTSGAAGHSLGEAYEIAGDLGGRAGAALRDAARTAFVHGLHVTLIVSAVLLFLGALAALWLPRRMECEEEGPASGVAAPRRPSRAESSVV; encoded by the coding sequence ATGTCCGGGACGAGCACGGCCACCGGGCGGCTGCGCGGACTGCTCGCCGCGACGCGCGCCCGCACCAATCGCTGGGTCGTCCTCGTCGTCCTGTGCACGAGCCTGCTCCTGGTCGCGCTCGACTCGACCATCCTCTACGTCGCCCTGCCCTCGGTCACCGAGGACCTGAAGCCCACCTCGGTCGAGCTGCTGTGGATCGGCGACGCCTACCCGCTGGTCTGCGCCTCGCTGCTGATCCTCTTCGGCACGCTCGGCGACAGAGTCGGCCGGCGCCGGATCCTGCTGCTCGGGTACGCCCTGTTCGGCGCGGCCTCGGCGCTCGCCGTCTTCTCCGACACCGCCCAGGTGCTCATCGCGGCCCGCGCCCTGCTCGGCATCGGCGGCGCGATGATCATGCCCGCGACACTGTCGATCCTGCGGGACGTCTTCCCCGACCGGCACGAGCGGGCCGTCGCCATCGGCGTGTGGACCGCCGTCGCCGCGATCGGCGCCGCCACCGGACCCGTCCTCGGCGGCTTCCTCGTCGAGCACTACTGGTGGGGATCCGTCTTCCTCATCAACATCCCGCTGATGGCGGTCATGCTGCCGCTCTGCCGGATCCTGGTACCCGAGTCCAAGGGCCGCTCGGACGGGCCGTGGGACCTGGCCGGGGCGCTGCTCGCGGCGCTCGGCGTGCTCGGTGTCGTCTACGGCATCAAGCAGTGGGGCACCGAGCGGGACCTGCTCGCCCCGGAGGCGGTCCTGCCGTTCCTGGCCGGAGTGGCGCTCCTGATCCTGTTCGTACGGCGCCAGCGGCGGCGCGAGCACCCGCTGATCGACATGCGGCTGTTCGCGCGGGCCGCGTTCTCGACGTCCGTCGGCTGCATCGTCATCGCCATGCTGGCGCTGGTCGGCCTGGAGCTGATCGCCGTCCAGTACCTCCAGCTGGTGCTCGGGCTCAGCCCGCTGGAGACCGGCCTGCGGATGCTGCCGCTCACCTTCGCCGCGATGGCCGCGGGGGTGCTCGGCTCCGCCAATCTGCGCCGCTTCGGGCCGCGCGGCATGGTGGCGTCCGGTTTCGCGCTGACGGCCTGCGCGGTGCTGCTGCTCTGCCTGATGGGCCAGGAGGACCGGCCGTGGCTGCTCAGCTTCGGCTTCATACTGCTGGGCTTCGGTTTCCAGAGCACGCTGTTCGGGGCGTACGAGTCGATGCTCACCGAGGCGCCGGCCGATGACGCGGGGGGCGCCGCCGCCATCGGCGAGACCTCCTACCAGCTGGGCGCCGGCATGGGCATCGCGCTGCTCGGCTCGGTCATGAACGCCGCGTACGCGCCCGGCCTCGACCATGTCTCCGGGGTCTCCGGGAAGACCAGCGGGGCCGCGGGACACTCGCTGGGGGAGGCGTACGAGATCGCCGGCGATCTGGGCGGCCGGGCGGGCGCCGCTCTGCGCGACGCCGCGCGCACCGCCTTCGTGCACGGGCTGCACGTCACCCTGATCGTCAGCGCGGTGCTGCTGTTCCTCGGCGCGCTCGCCGCCCTGTGGCTGCCGCGCCGGATGGAGTGCGAGGAGGAGGGCCCGGCGTCCGGGGTCGCCGCCCCGCGCAGGCCGTCCCGCGCCGAGTCTTCCGTCGTCTGA
- a CDS encoding phosphatase PAP2 family protein has protein sequence MRTEPNLTRRVERVFARLDREPERPVHVGMPHMSRHRVVLFGLTLSFYLAIVVAVLATSRLVAFDWQVMFFRPYQQWPEIHAFLDYWVVLGQRGPTAVMVTAWLGWRSWRQHTLRPLLMFGTALLLLNATVGAAKYGMGRAGPHYATMIGSNEMWQGGDIFPSGHTANAVVTWGILAYLASTPRARRWLSAVSAVISLSVGLTTVYLGTHWLSDVLLGWAAGLLILLALPWLEPPVAKVEARILAVRDRLWARRTDSGTAAEPLPAPAPARTREPVGTPNRPGSRPSALLPQGPHTPRGERTPVTPAGSRRPANTRGSTRAGTADPQRA, from the coding sequence GTGCGTACCGAACCAAACCTGACCCGCCGGGTCGAGCGGGTCTTCGCCCGGCTCGACCGCGAGCCCGAACGGCCGGTGCATGTGGGGATGCCCCACATGAGCCGGCACCGCGTCGTGCTCTTCGGGCTGACCCTGTCCTTCTACCTCGCGATCGTGGTGGCCGTGCTGGCCACGTCGCGGCTGGTCGCGTTCGACTGGCAGGTCATGTTCTTCCGGCCCTACCAGCAGTGGCCGGAGATCCACGCGTTCCTCGACTACTGGGTCGTGCTCGGCCAGCGCGGCCCGACGGCCGTGATGGTGACGGCCTGGCTGGGCTGGCGCTCGTGGCGCCAGCACACCCTGCGCCCCCTGCTGATGTTCGGTACCGCCCTGCTGCTGCTCAATGCCACGGTGGGCGCCGCCAAGTACGGCATGGGCCGCGCGGGCCCGCACTACGCCACCATGATCGGCTCGAACGAGATGTGGCAGGGCGGCGACATATTCCCTTCGGGCCACACGGCGAACGCAGTGGTGACGTGGGGCATCCTCGCCTACCTCGCCTCCACCCCCCGGGCCCGCCGCTGGCTGTCCGCCGTCTCCGCGGTGATCTCCCTCAGCGTCGGCCTGACCACCGTCTACCTCGGTACGCACTGGCTGAGCGACGTCCTCCTGGGCTGGGCCGCCGGCCTGCTGATCCTGCTCGCGCTGCCCTGGCTGGAGCCGCCGGTCGCCAAGGTCGAGGCGCGCATCCTCGCGGTGCGCGACCGCCTGTGGGCCCGCCGCACCGACTCCGGGACGGCCGCCGAGCCGCTCCCGGCCCCCGCCCCCGCACGCACCCGCGAGCCGGTCGGGACGCCGAACCGCCCGGGGAGCCGCCCCTCGGCGCTCCTCCCCCAGGGCCCGCACACCCCGCGGGGCGAGCGCACCCCGGTCACCCCGGCGGGCAGCAGACGCCCCGCGAACACCCGGGGATCGACCCGGGCGGGCACAGCGGACCCGCAGCGGGCCTAG
- a CDS encoding I78 family peptidase inhibitor, with the protein MAPTQDAQDTPDGYVGLDAEHAERQAHDRGWSTVRQLPPGAIVTMEYRAGRLNFEVRDGTVTRCWKG; encoded by the coding sequence ATGGCACCCACGCAGGACGCACAGGACACCCCCGACGGCTACGTCGGTCTCGATGCCGAGCACGCCGAGCGGCAGGCCCACGACCGGGGCTGGTCGACCGTCCGGCAGCTGCCGCCGGGCGCGATCGTCACCATGGAGTACCGCGCGGGCCGGCTGAACTTCGAGGTCAGGGACGGCACGGTGACGCGCTGCTGGAAGGGGTGA